The following coding sequences lie in one Drosophila sulfurigaster albostrigata strain 15112-1811.04 chromosome 2R, ASM2355843v2, whole genome shotgun sequence genomic window:
- the LOC133836041 gene encoding CDK5RAP1-like protein, producing MKLRWQMVNGCLRQQWRNHTNIITASAAPVTASELKVNKSTARETFVERVERGPGLKDFFTVRPKQRLIEDNEISDTSNNIPYLNAIDYNGHGRKVYFEIYGCQMNSNDTEVVWSLLQEHDYQRSKDVADADVIMLITCAVRDGAEKKIWNRLKHLRALKDRRGHKRPLQLTLLGCMAERLKEKLIEQEQCVDVIAGPDSYKDLPRLLAVARHYDNAAINVLLSLEETYADVMPVRLNSESPTAFASIMRGCDNMCSYCIVPFTRGRERSRPLTSIVREVKNLQQQGVKEVTLLGQNVNSYRDRSGEPAGKIDNNVVPGFSTVYKPKTGGLPFSTLLQNVAEAVPEMRIRFTSPHPKDFSDDVLHIIRDYPNVCKQLHLPAQSGSTSVLTRMRRGYTREAYLQLVEHIRGILPDVGLSSDFICGFCGETEDEFEDTISLIRSVRYNVAFLFAYSMREKTTAHRRYVDDVPSEVKTARLKRMVEAFREGATKLHRHFEGREQLILVEGKSKRSDNYWFGRNDANIKVIVPATALPLTQNSGQLKDINVGDFVVAKVVDSNSQVLKGIPLRYSSICDYHNSSKTRLKQVQ from the coding sequence ATGAAACTAAGAtggcaaatggtaaatggATGTCTACGCCAGCAATGGCGAAAccatacaaatattataactGCATCAGCCGCCCCAGTAACCGCTTCTGAacttaaagtaaacaaatccACTGCACGTGAAACTTTCGTGGAGCGAGTCGAACGCGGTCCTGGACTGAAGGATTTCTTTACTGTGAGGCCCAAACAACGACTGATTGAGGACAACGAGATTTCAGATACCAGCAATAATATACCTTATTTGAATGCTATAGATTACAATGGTCATGGCAGAAAGGTGTACTTTGAAATCTACGGCTGCCAGATGAACTCAAACGACACTGAAGTTGTGTGGAGCTTGTTGCAAGAGCATGACTATCAACGTAGTAAGGATGTGGCTGACGCTGATGTGATAATGCTGATCACCTGTGCTGTGCGTGATGGCGCTGAGAAAAAGATCTGGAACCGTTTGAAGCATCTACGGGCGCTCAAAGATCGGCGAGGACACAAAAGACCGCTACAATTAACACTTTTGGGTTGTATGGCAGAGCGATTGAAGGAGAAACTTATCGAGCAGGAGCAATGTGTCGATGTCATTGCGGGTCCCGATAGCTATAAGGATTTACCAAGACTGCTAGCTGTAGCTCGACACTATGACAATGCGGCAATCAATGTGCTGCTCTCTTTAGAGGAGACATATGCAGATGTGATGCCGGTGCGGCTAAACTCCGAATCCCCAACAGCTTTTGCCTCAATTATGCGCGGATGTGATAACATGTGCTCCTACTGCATCGTGCCTTTTACACGTGGTCGCGAACGTTCCCGTCCTCTCACGTCGATCGTACGCGAGGTCAAGAACCTCCAGCAACAGGGAGTCAAGGAAGTGACTCTGCTTGGACAAAATGTTAACTCCTATAGAGACAGAAGTGGCGAACCTGCAGgaaaaattgataataacGTGGTGCCTGGGTTTAGCACTGTTTATAAACCTAAAACTGGTGGACTGCCATTCTCAACGCTgctgcaaaatgttgccgaGGCTGTTCCGGAAATGCGGATACGTTTCACATCGCCACATCCGAAGGATTTCTCCGATGATGTACTTCACATCATTCGAGATTATCCCAATGTCTGCAAACAGTTGCATTTGCCTGCCCAATCTGGTAGCACTTCGGTGCTGACCAGAATGCGACGCGGCTACACTCGGGAAGCTTACCTGCAGCTAGTGGAACATATTCGTGGCATACTGCCAGATGTGGGCCTTTCAAGTGATTTCATTTGCGGCTTCTGCGGCGAAACGGAGGACGAGTTTGAAGACACAATTTCGTTGATCCGCAGTGTACGCTACAATGTGGCGTTTCTGTTTGCCTACAGCATGCGCGAGAAAACAACGGCGCATAGACGGTACGTGGACGATGTTCCATCCGAGGTAAAGACGGCCAGGTTAAAACGCATGGTAGAGGCATTCCGAGAAGGTGCCACAAAATTGCACAGACACTTTGAGGGTCGGGAACAGCTCATCTTAGTTGAGGGCAAAAGCAAACGTTCCGACAACTATTGGTTTGGGCGCAACGACGCCAACATCAAAGTTATTGTGCCGGCAACAGCTTTGCCATTGACACAGAACAGTGGGCAGCTTAAGGACATCAATGTAGGTGATTTTGTAGTCGCCAAAGTTGTGGACTCAAACTCCCAAGTTCTGAAAGGTATTCCGCTACGCTACAGCAGCATTTGCGATTACCACAACAGTAGCAAAACCAGATTAAAGcaagttcaataa
- the LOC133836046 gene encoding exosome complex component RRP46, whose translation MGKSDTEEVAKDKLRLMKCKFNPLSRCDGSVMYSQGATVVIAAVMGPIEVKTQSLSIECSYLECNYRPKAGLPQVKERIREAAIRDVLELALLSEIYPRSKMSVQIQELEDRGSIDACALNAACLSMLIGGLPLKYSFAAVHCIINEEGEFIVDPELSETVHQQASFTFAFDSVDGNLLLVQTKGSFKIAQFNDIECICRAASADIFAFYRSNIGKYHGRSDDVLSATSKEATMEM comes from the exons ATGGGTAAATCCGATACAGAAGAAGTCGCTAAGGACAAATTGCGCTTGATGAAATGCAAGTTCAATCCGCTTTCTCGCTGCGACGGCTCAGTGATGTACAGCCAAG GTGCTACAGTGGTCATCGCTGCTGTGATGGGGCCTATTGAGGTGAAGACGCAGAGTCTAAGCATCGAGTGTAGCTACTTGGAGTGCAATTATCGTCCCAAGGCCGGCTTGCCGCAGGTGAAAGAACGCATACGTGAGGCGGCCATTCGAGATGTGTTGGAACTTGCGCTACTAAGCGAGATATATCCTCGCTCAAAGATGTCTGTACAGATTCAGGAACTAGAGGATCGTGGCAGC atAGACGCGTGTGCTTTAAATGCAGCTTGCCTATCAATGTTGATTGGCGGCTTGCCTTTGAAATACAGCTTTGCTGCGGTGCACTGTATTATAAATGAGGAGGGAGAGTTTATCGTGGACCCAGAACTGAGTGAAACAGTGCATCAACAAGCCAGCTTCACATTCGCTTTTGACTCGGTCGatggaaatttattattggTGCAAACAAAGGGTTCCTTCAAGATTGCTCAATTCAATGATATCGAATGTATTTGTCGAGCCGCCAGTGCGGACATATTTGCCTTCTATCGTAGTAATATTGGCAAATACCACGGCAGAAGTGATGATGTACTGTCAGCGACGAGTAAGGAAGCCACCATGGAAATGTGA